From the genome of Campylobacter concisus:
AGCGCAAACCAAGGTATGCTCTTTAGCTTTGAGCCACCGCTATTTTGGCTTAAATTTAAGAAATTTAACAAAAACAAAAATGGTACTAGCATGATGACACGAAGCATTTTTATGATGACGGCGGTGCTGCTTGCTGTGCTATCAAATGCTGCTGAGGCTGCGACTACATGGGCTACCTCATGAAGTGAGCCACCGATAAAAAAGCCGGTTTGGTGTGGCGTGAGAGCTAGAAATTTAGCGATAAATGGATAGATAAACATACCAATCGTCCCAAAGAGCACCACCGTGCAAATGGCGATAGCAAGCTTGTTTGCGTCTGCTTTTATCTCATTTTGAGTAGCCATAACAGCAGCTGCACCACATATACTAGCCCCTGAGCCAATGAGCACGGCACTATCTTTGCTAAGCCCCAAAGCCTTAGCGGTAAAAAGTGCAAAACAAAAGGTCGCAAAGACCATAAAAGCTGCATATATCACGCCAAGAGTGCCGACACTTGCGATCTCGCTAAGGCTTATATTAAAGCCAAAAAGTATGATGCCAAGCCTTAAAATTTGCTTCCCAGCGATCGCTACGACGCCACTAGATTTTAAAATTTGTGTCTGTTTGGTGAAAAGATTTGCAAAAATGGCGCCTAAAATGATAGAGATAATGAGCGGGCTGGTGTGAAATTTAGCTAAAATCGTGTTTGAGAGCGCAAAAGAAATGGCAGAGATCAGCGCTAAAACAAGCACAGCAAGAAATTTATGAGACATATTTTAACCTTAATATATTTTTTAAAAATGCAATTAGCACGTTTGGGTATAATTAGACGAATTTTATAATGCAAATTTAAAATAAAGATAAAGGGATAGGCCCATGATCATCCTTGGCGAAAAATATACTTTTACCAGCCTAGAACTAGAAAAGCTTAGAAAGAAATTTGGTCAAGTAAATTTTTTATCCCATGAAAATAGCGACGCAAAAGCCTTGCGAAGTGCGCTAGAAAATCTTATAAAATCAGGCAATCAAAGGCTGATCGTACTAAATACCGCAAAACCAGTCGATAGCAAATTGGTTAGATTTCTCACGCTTTTGCAGTTTAAGACAAAGTATAAAAAGATAAAATTTCTAAACGTAGAGAATTTTTTAGAAATTTATCTACACAAATGTTATATCCCAGAAAATGGCGAAAATCTTAATTTTTTAGATGAAATAAGGCCTTATGGTGCTTTTGCTTACGCACTCAAGCGAATGATCGATTATGCTAGCTGTTTGGTGCTTTTTATCTTGCTTTTTGGTCTAAAATTTTATGTAAAGAGAAAGATAGACGAGCAATCACCCGGAAGCCTTTACTTTTTACAAAGTAGAGTTGGGCTGGACAATAGAGAATTTGAGTGCATAAAATTTCGATCGATGATGGAAGATGCCGAGAAAGATGGGGCAAAATTTGCTAGCGAAAATGACGAGAGAGCATTTGAATTTGGCGAATTTATGCGAAAAACTCGTATAGACGAGGTGCCGCAGTGTATAAATGTCTTTAGAGGGCAAATGCATCTAATAGGTCCAAGGCCTGAGCGAAGACACTGGATAAATTTCTTTGAAAAAGAGATACCTTACTACAATGAACGTCACATTGTTCGCCCAGGGATTACTGGCTGGGCGCAGGTAAACTATCCTTATGGCTCAAATACACACGACGCAAAACAAAAGCTCATGTACGACCTTTACTACATCAAACACTGGTCACTTTGGCTAGAGATAACGATCATAGTAAAAACTATTGCGATTGTATTTGAGAAAAAAGGCGTTTAAATTCTAAAGAGCATCATGAGTTTGAGATATTTTAAATAAACCTTTTTTCAAATTTAATTTTGTTGCTTTTAGCCAAAATAAATGTAAATTCTACATCCTATCTTTAGCCGTAATTCCCATTATATTAAATGCTGTTTTTATCGAGATAGCGACAACTGCAAAAACTTTTAGTAAGCTATCCTCGTTTTCATTTCCAACCACACGGTTTTCATTATAAAATTTATGAAAGCTAGCAGCCAGCGACTTTAGATAGTCTGGGATCTTTTGAAGTTGCCTTGAGATAAAAGCATCTTCTAAAATTTCTGGCAATATCAGCGCCTCAAAAAGTAAATTTTTCGCATTTTCATCTAGGCATTCGAAGTTTGCATTGATTATATCTTGAATATTTTTCCCAGCCTTTGCAAAGACTTGATTTATCCTAGCATGAGCATAGTTTATATAAAAGATAGGATTTGAGTTATCCTCTTTTTTAAGCTCATCTACGTCAAATTCCAAACTACTCGTATTTGCCTTGCTTATAAAGATAAATCTAAGTGCCTCAGCACCGATCTCACTTACGATATCGCTCATTAGCACAGCATTACCAGCACGCTTGCTCATCTTGTATGGCTTGCCATCTTTTAGCAAACTAACCATCTGCATAAGTATCACTTCAAGCTTGTTTTCATCGTATCCAAGGAAATTTATCGCAGCCTTTAGTCTTGCGATATATCCGTGGTGATCCGCGCCCCAAATGTTTATGTAGTGGTCAAAATTTCTCTCAAATTTAGCATTATGATAGATAATGTCGCCAGCTAGATATGTTGGTCTGCCGTCATTTCTAACCACAACCCTATCGTTATCATCACCAAGCGTGGTTGAAGCGATATAAGTAGCGCCCTCTTTTTCATACATTTGATTTGAACGTTTTAGCTTATTTATAGTTGGCTCTAGGCCGTCATAAAGAGCCTTCTCACTAGCCCAGCTCTCTATAAATATCCCAACATCTGCTAAATCTTTTTTGATGATCTCAAGTACGATATCCTTGCCAAACTCGGCAAGCTCAAGGTTTCTGCTCTCGTCATAAAAAATTTCCTTGCCAAATTTCTCATTTGCAAGCTTAGCAATATCTAAAATATAATCTCCGCGGTAGTATTTCTCTGGATAGACGATGCTTTCATTAAAAAGCTGCTCTTTTGCCGCAAGCGATATAGAAGTGCCAAGCAGGTCGATTTGATTACCAGCGTCGTTTATGTAGTATTCTGTTGAGATAGCGTAGCCAAGTCTTTTGCCAAGTCTTGCCAAAGTATCGCCATAAACTGCGCCTCTAACGTGTCCGATGTGAAGTGGCCCAGTTGGATTTGCGCTAATGTATTCTATTAAATAGCTATCTTTTTTCACATCTTCTTTTGCAAAATTTTCGCTGTCTAGCAAAATTTGCTTTGAAATTTCATCTAAAAACTCGCTTTTTAGCTTGAAATTTAAATATCCATTTACCGCACTGGCTTCGACTATCTTACTGTCACTAAATTTATCAGCAAACTCGCTAGCTATCATAACTGGAGACTTTTTTAGCTCCTTTGCAAGGCTAAAAAGTGGCGTTGCATAGTGGGCTAAATTTTTATCCTTTGGCTTTTCAAGCACAAATTCACGCTCTAAAACCTTTGAAATTTCAGCTTTTATTTTATTTTTCAACTCTAAAACCTATGCGTTTTTAGTTGTTTCTTCTATCTTTTGACTAGGAGCACTCTCTTCTTTATGCTCGACTTTTTCGCTCTTTTCAGGGGTTGTGTCCTCCATCTCAGCCTTAAAAGTCTTTATGCCTTTGCCTAGTCCTTTTGCAAGTTCTGGGATCTTCTTTGCTCCAAAAAGTAAAACAATAATCGCTAAAACAACTAGCCAGTGACCAATACTAAAAGAACCCATTTTTTCTCCTCAATAAATTTTTCAAAATGTTATCATAAATTCCTGAATTTCTAGCAATCTATCCACTCATCAATAACGCGCCTTAAGTCTATTTTCGTACTTTTTAGCCTCATCGCTCTAAGAATTGATTTTAGGCCTTTATAACTCTTTTCAATGTCATCATTTACCAAAAAATAATCATATTCTAAGATGTGCTCCATCTCGCCAATCGCGTTCATTAGGCGATTTTCTATCGTTTCGTCGCTATCAGTTCCGCGGTTTTTCAAGCGTTTTTTAAGCTCTTTTTTATTTGCAGTTGTTATAAAAACCGAAGTTATGTAGCTTTTAAATTTTTCAAGTGCGATATGAAAGCCTTGCACATCGATATCAAATATCACTATCTTTCCAGCCTCAAGTGCTGCTAAAACAGGCTTTAGACTCGTGCCATAATAGTTTTTATGCACCTGT
Proteins encoded in this window:
- the tatA gene encoding twin-arginine translocase TatA/TatE family subunit; this translates as MGSFSIGHWLVVLAIIVLLFGAKKIPELAKGLGKGIKTFKAEMEDTTPEKSEKVEHKEESAPSQKIEETTKNA
- the gmk gene encoding guanylate kinase, producing the protein MQGQILVVSGPSGSGKSTLLGRLLKEEKDLYFSISSTTRAKREGEVDGVDYYFIKEDEFKSGIEKGEFLEWAQVHKNYYGTSLKPVLAALEAGKIVIFDIDVQGFHIALEKFKSYITSVFITTANKKELKKRLKNRGTDSDETIENRLMNAIGEMEHILEYDYFLVNDDIEKSYKGLKSILRAMRLKSTKIDLRRVIDEWIDC
- a CDS encoding YeiH family protein, whose protein sequence is MSHKFLAVLVLALISAISFALSNTILAKFHTSPLIISIILGAIFANLFTKQTQILKSSGVVAIAGKQILRLGIILFGFNISLSEIASVGTLGVIYAAFMVFATFCFALFTAKALGLSKDSAVLIGSGASICGAAAVMATQNEIKADANKLAIAICTVVLFGTIGMFIYPFIAKFLALTPHQTGFFIGGSLHEVAHVVAASAAFDSTASSTAVIIKMLRVIMLVPFLFLLNFLNLSQNSGGSKLKSIPWFALFFLVAICVRSLPFFPENLVQILKLTASICLCVAMCALGFGIDRNIFKATGKKPFLLAFFIFLWLICSSLVLVKTLY
- the argS gene encoding arginine--tRNA ligase; protein product: MKNKIKAEISKVLEREFVLEKPKDKNLAHYATPLFSLAKELKKSPVMIASEFADKFSDSKIVEASAVNGYLNFKLKSEFLDEISKQILLDSENFAKEDVKKDSYLIEYISANPTGPLHIGHVRGAVYGDTLARLGKRLGYAISTEYYINDAGNQIDLLGTSISLAAKEQLFNESIVYPEKYYRGDYILDIAKLANEKFGKEIFYDESRNLELAEFGKDIVLEIIKKDLADVGIFIESWASEKALYDGLEPTINKLKRSNQMYEKEGATYIASTTLGDDNDRVVVRNDGRPTYLAGDIIYHNAKFERNFDHYINIWGADHHGYIARLKAAINFLGYDENKLEVILMQMVSLLKDGKPYKMSKRAGNAVLMSDIVSEIGAEALRFIFISKANTSSLEFDVDELKKEDNSNPIFYINYAHARINQVFAKAGKNIQDIINANFECLDENAKNLLFEALILPEILEDAFISRQLQKIPDYLKSLAASFHKFYNENRVVGNENEDSLLKVFAVVAISIKTAFNIMGITAKDRM
- a CDS encoding sugar transferase; its protein translation is MIILGEKYTFTSLELEKLRKKFGQVNFLSHENSDAKALRSALENLIKSGNQRLIVLNTAKPVDSKLVRFLTLLQFKTKYKKIKFLNVENFLEIYLHKCYIPENGENLNFLDEIRPYGAFAYALKRMIDYASCLVLFILLFGLKFYVKRKIDEQSPGSLYFLQSRVGLDNREFECIKFRSMMEDAEKDGAKFASENDERAFEFGEFMRKTRIDEVPQCINVFRGQMHLIGPRPERRHWINFFEKEIPYYNERHIVRPGITGWAQVNYPYGSNTHDAKQKLMYDLYYIKHWSLWLEITIIVKTIAIVFEKKGV